The Sphingomonas carotinifaciens genomic sequence CCTCAACCCAGCAGATTGCGCGCGAAGTCGCGCACCGCCGGCCCGATATCCGCGCGGGCCAGCGCCAGCGCGAAGTTCGCCTGCGCATACCCCGCCTTGTCGCCGCAATCGTACCGGTCGCCGTCGAACGTCACGCCGTGGAAGGGCTGCGTCCCGATCAGTTGCGCCATCGCGTCGGTCAGCTGGATCTCGCCGCCCGCACCCGTTTCCTGCTTTTCCAGGATGCGCATCACGTCGGGCTGCAGGATGTAGCGGCCGGGGATCATCAGGTTCGACGGCGCGGTCCCTCGCGCCGGCTTCTCGACCAGCGCCTTCACCTCGGTCAGCGCGCCGTCACGCGTACCGGGTGAGATGATGCCGTATTTGTCGGTTTCGCTGTCCGCCACTTCCAGCGCGCCGACCAGATTGCCGCCGACCCGGTTATAGGCCTGCACCATCTGCGACAGGAAGCCGGGGGTGCCGACCATCAGCTCGTCGGGCAGCAGCACCGCGAACGGCTCGTCGCCGACGATCTCGCGCGCGCACCACACCGCATGGCCCAGGCCCAGCGGCTCCTGCTGGCGGACATAGACGGGGCTGCCCGGCTTCTGGCGGATGCCCTCGATCAGCGCCATCGACTTGCCGCGCGCCTTCATCGTCGCTTCCAGTTCGTAGGAAACGTCGAAATGATCCTCCAGCGCGCCCTTGCCGCGACCGGTGACGAAGATGATCTGCTCGATCCCGGCTTCCAGCGCCTCTTCCACCGCATATTGGATCAGCGGCTTGTCGACGACGGTCAGCATTTCCTTCGGCATGGCCTTGGTCGCCGGCAGGAAGCGCGTGCCCAGGCCCGCGACCGGAAACACGGCCTTGCGGAGCGGCTTGATGGTCATCGTATGAAATTCTCCCTGAGATTCCGTTCATTGCGCCTAGCGCGCGGTTCTGCTTGCGGCAAATCCGATTGCGTCCAGAATTGACACGCTCTTAAACAACGCCGGCCTATGCTTGGTTCATGACACAGCGCACCGTTCTCGTCATCTTCGGCACCCGGCCAGAGGCCATCAAGCTCTTTCCCGTGGTCCGCGCCCTGGCGGACCAGCCGGCCCTGCGCGTCCGCACCTGCGTCACGGCGCAGCATCGCGGCCTGCTCGATCAGGTGCTGGCGATCGCCGATCTCGCGCCCGATATCGACCTCGACCTGATGGAGCCGGGCCAAACGCTCGACCGGCTCACCGCGCGCCTGCTCACCGGCCTTGGCGAGGTCATGGATGCCGAACGCCCCGACCTCGTCGTCGTGCAGGGCGACACCGCCACCGCGATGGCCGGCGCACTGGCCGCCTATTACCGCAAGCTGCCCGTCGCCCATGTCGAGGCGGGCCTGCGCTCCGGCGACATCTACCATCCCTGGCCGGAGGAGGTGAACCGCCGCATCGTCGCGCCCATCGCCACCTGGCACTTCGCCCCCACCGACACCGCTGCGGAGGCGCTGCGCCGCGAGACGATCGATCCGGCCGCCATCCACGTTACCGGCAACACCGTCATCGACGCGCTGCTCTGGACGCAAGGCCGCATCGCCGCCGACCCGATGCTGGCCGCCGGGCTCGACCCCATCGCCGATCGCCTGGCCGGCCGCCGCCTCGTCCTCGTCACCACCCACCGCCGCGAAAATTTCGGGGATGGCATGGGGGCGATCGCCCGCGCCATCGGCCGCATCGCCGACCGCGAGGATGTCGCCCTTCTCTTCCCCATGCACCCGAACCCCTCGGTGGGCAGCGTCATGGATGCCATGCTGGGCGAGCGCGGGAATGTGTGGCGCATCCCGCCGCTCGATTACCCGCATTTCGTGCGCGCGCTTGAACTCTGCGACATCGTCCTGACCGATTCGGGCGGCGTGCAGGAGGAGGCGCCGGCGCTCGGCAAGCCGGTGCTGGTCATGCGCGAAACCACCGAGCGCCCCGAGGGGGTCGCG encodes the following:
- the wecB gene encoding non-hydrolyzing UDP-N-acetylglucosamine 2-epimerase, translating into MTQRTVLVIFGTRPEAIKLFPVVRALADQPALRVRTCVTAQHRGLLDQVLAIADLAPDIDLDLMEPGQTLDRLTARLLTGLGEVMDAERPDLVVVQGDTATAMAGALAAYYRKLPVAHVEAGLRSGDIYHPWPEEVNRRIVAPIATWHFAPTDTAAEALRRETIDPAAIHVTGNTVIDALLWTQGRIAADPMLAAGLDPIADRLAGRRLVLVTTHRRENFGDGMGAIARAIGRIADREDVALLFPMHPNPSVGSVMDAMLGERGNVWRIPPLDYPHFVRALELCDIVLTDSGGVQEEAPALGKPVLVMRETTERPEGVAAGTARLVGTDENRIVSEVFTLLDNSGAYAAMARAHNPFGDGQAATRIARIIADAGRA
- the galU gene encoding UTP--glucose-1-phosphate uridylyltransferase GalU; this encodes MTIKPLRKAVFPVAGLGTRFLPATKAMPKEMLTVVDKPLIQYAVEEALEAGIEQIIFVTGRGKGALEDHFDVSYELEATMKARGKSMALIEGIRQKPGSPVYVRQQEPLGLGHAVWCAREIVGDEPFAVLLPDELMVGTPGFLSQMVQAYNRVGGNLVGALEVADSETDKYGIISPGTRDGALTEVKALVEKPARGTAPSNLMIPGRYILQPDVMRILEKQETGAGGEIQLTDAMAQLIGTQPFHGVTFDGDRYDCGDKAGYAQANFALALARADIGPAVRDFARNLLG